CCCCTTGGACGCCCAGCCCTATGTTAGCTCTATTTCCTCCTTCCGGAAAGAACCACCAATAACCTCCAGGAGCTATGTCCTGGTTAAGATAGATCCTTATTATGTCCTTATTGCGAACTTCATAGTCCAACTCCACTATTTCTCTGAAGGCGATATCGCTATCCTTTGGATCGAGTTGCTCCGACACAGGCCATTCTCTTGGAAGGCTTCTCTTGAGGACACCAGCAGTGCCCGAGGCATCGACTACTACATTTGCAAGATATTCTTTCTTCCCATCGCTGCTGCTCGTTTCTATCCCCCTTACAAATCCCTCACTGACAATTGGTCTTACCGCATGTGTGTGCGGATAGAATTCAACTCCATTGTTGACTGCATCCTTGAGAAGTCTGTTTCCCAGCTTGTTTCTATCTATTATATATCCCTCTCCATAGACTGTGAAAACATTTCTCTCTGTTGGACTGTAAATGCTTATTCCTCTTATCTTCTGCTTTATCTCATCAGCTCTTGGTGAGGGAATTCCTAGCTCAGTGAAATGATGTGCCCCTATAGCATTTCCGCACGGCTTTCCCCAGAGATCTTCCCAGCTTCTAGTATCGAAAATTGCAACTTTGTAGGACTTTTTTGTTGAAAGAATATAAGCAAGAGTTGAGCCAGCTGGGCCTGCTCCCACTATTATTATATCATATTTTTCGCTCATCTTCTACAACCCCCATAACCAGCAATCAGATAAGAATAGCTAAAAATCAGGACTATATATTTGAGCCCATCCAAATCGAATCTGTATGCTTGCACTTAGCAGCAATTTCCTCCTCTGCCGATTTCAACAGCGCGATTAAATCATTGGCAGATAATCTTCTTCCTGATCTCAGCTCTAGGCTTATTATCTGCACTATTCTGTACTCCTCATCAAGAAGCATTTCTACTCTTCTATCAATGCCGTCGATAGTGGGCAAGGGAATCTCGCATATAGAAATTCCTCCCTGAACTTTCAACTGACTTTCAATATCCTCTTCTCTAAAGAACATGTTTGCA
The Fervidicoccaceae archaeon genome window above contains:
- a CDS encoding digeranylgeranylglycerophospholipid reductase produces the protein MSEKYDIIIVGAGPAGSTLAYILSTKKSYKVAIFDTRSWEDLWGKPCGNAIGAHHFTELGIPSPRADEIKQKIRGISIYSPTERNVFTVYGEGYIIDRNKLGNRLLKDAVNNGVEFYPHTHAVRPIVSEGFVRGIETSSSDGKKEYLANVVVDASGTAGVLKRSLPREWPVSEQLDPKDSDIAFREIVELDYEVRNKDIIRIYLNQDIAPGGYWWFFPEGGNRANIGLGVQGGMGYPSPMSIYNSKLLKRPDISRRRVVLSSQGASVPTRRPIDSLVWNGFIVIGDAAFTVNPVHGGGMGYAMIAAYWAAQGIEKAHEKGRFSAFDMWETNLGYMRMIGAKQASLELTRIFLQNLSDRDLEFIMERRIVDEEDVDILGRKGELREGSIERAMRIIDDFFKVLKLSSRPSLLLKLRLLQSYMNKMKLFYLNYPKSPSGLREWQEEQRALRKSFFEELNLSH